The proteins below come from a single Drosophila suzukii chromosome X, CBGP_Dsuzu_IsoJpt1.0, whole genome shotgun sequence genomic window:
- the LOC108004600 gene encoding protein phosphatase PTC7 homolog, translating to MDLEFSVEMGGTRRTIQRTLISCCEQLLEIALILTYESGQFLRRLWGRKPLENPQSGQEASGDGWMFGNRQCRSQNPRMFVQKPETAPHESWNSGGEGDFLRCEDKKDRPLPRLVSVACGFAKDPAEYPEYNRGKFGEDAWFMSSNSQSYTMGVADGVGGWRNYGIDPGEFSMFLMRSCERFSQAKDYVPERPDLLIGQGFCELLEQNRRIVGSCTACILSLNRANSTLYTANIGDSGFMVVRSGAVVCRSLEQQHHFNTPYQLSSAPPGHEDNVLSDGPETADCIKFPVELGDVILLATDGVYDNVPESFLVEVLTEMSGISDPVRLQMAANTVALMARTLSYNPNHDSPFSQNARKLNLEASGGKPDDVTVLLASVV from the coding sequence ATGGATTTGGAATTCAGTGTTGAAATGGGCGGCACTCGTCGAACGATCCAGCGAACGTTGATCAGTTGCTGCGAACAACTGCTCGAGATAGCCCTGATTTTGACCTATGAAAGTGGTCAATTCTTGCGCCGTTTGTGGGGACGAAAACCCCTCGAGAATCCGCAGAGTGGTCAAGAAGCAAGTGGTGATGGTTGGATGTTCGGGAATCGTCAGTGTCGTAGCCAAAATCCCAGGATGTTTGTTCAAAAACCCGAAACAGCTCCCCATGAATCCTGGAATTCGGGTGGCGAGGGTGATTTCCTTCGGTGCGAGGATAAAAAGGACCGTCCACTTCCGCGACTTGTGAGCGTGGCCTGTGGTTTTGCCAAGGACCCAGCTGAATATCCGGAATATAATCGTGGGAAATTCGGGGAGGATGCCTGGTTCATGTCCTCCAATTCGCAGTCCTACACAATGGGCGTGGCCGATGGCGTGGGCGGTTGGCGAAATTATGGCATTGACCCCGGTGAATTCAGCATGTTCCTTATGCGATCCTGTGAACGATTTTCGCAGGCCAAGGATTATGTGCCGGAAAGACCGGACTTACTAATTGGACAAGGCTTTTGTGAACTCCTGGAGCAAAATAGGCGCATTGTGGGCAGCTGTACCGCCTGTATTTTGTCTCTAAATAGAGCGAATAGCACTCTGTATACCGCAAATATCGGAGACAGTGGTTTTATGGTGGTGCGATCTGGTGCGGTGGTCTGTAGATCCCTGGAACAGCAGCACCACTTCAACACCCCCTATCAATTGTCTTCTGCACCGCCGGGTCATGAGGATAATGTACTATCCGATGGTCCCGAAACGGCGGATTGTATCAAATTTCCTGTCGAACTGGGCGACGTAATCCTGCTGGCCACCGATGGGGTGTACGATAATGTCCCCGAAAGCTTTCTCGTCGAAGTTTTAACGGAAATGTCAGGCATTTCGGACCCAGTGCGTCTTCAAATGGCCGCCAATACGGTGGCCCTGATGGCCCGAACTTTGAGCTACAATCCGAATCACGATTCTCCGTTTAGCCAGAATGCCCGAAAACTCAACCTCGAGGCGTCGGGTGGAAAACCAGATGATGTTACGGTTCTTTTGGCCTCGGTTGTCTAG
- the LOC108004625 gene encoding uncharacterized protein has product MQTGKFSQAVSNSLHLIGMGVVVGVAACGIAVFRFPNASNRIAQLCKSAFGDLGTRRFYSGGFKERMTPREASQILGTSLSAPWSRMREAHRRVILANHPDRNGSPYLAAKINEAKHVLLERKNRSR; this is encoded by the exons ATGCAAACTGGTAAATTCTCGCAGGCCGTTAGTAACTCGTTACATTTAATAGGAATGGGCGTagtagtgggcgtggccgctTGCGGTATTGCCGTCTTCAGATTCCCCAACGCATCCAACCGGATTGCTCAGCTGTGCAAATCAGCCTTTGGAGATCTCGGCACCAGACGCTTTTATAGCGGCGGATTTAAG GAGCGGATGACGCCCCGCGAAGCATCTCAAATTCTGGGCACTAGCCTGAGTGCCCCATGGAGCCGCATGCGGGAGGCCCACCGGCGGGTCATCCTCGCCAATCATCCGGATCGCAATGGCTCACCATACCTGGCTGCTAAGATCAACGAGGCCAAGCATGTGCTTTTAGAGCGAAAAAATCGGTCCAGATAA
- the LOC108004616 gene encoding uncharacterized protein, translating to MVFLLKLLALLAVVAISIHMTLALEFMDEGNDEGHHFDEESSAEVPGVLTGYTRDTIAHFNPRKADVGFRQLWERVPLEKVDVIKRR from the exons ATGGTTTTTCTTCTCAAACTATTGGCCCTTTTGGCTGTGGTCGCCATTTCTATTCATATG ACCCTTGCGCTGGAGTTCATGGATGAAGGAAACGATGAGGGTCATCATTTCGATGAGGAATCCTCTGCAGAGGTGCCTGGTGTTTTAACAGGTTATACCAGAGATACGATCGCACATTTCAATCCCCGAAAAGCCGATGTTGGATTTCGACAATTATGGGAACGTGTTCCCCTTGAAAAAGTCGATGTGATTAAGAGGAGATAG
- the LOC108004620 gene encoding collagen, type I, alpha 1b, which translates to MKISLAVLGLFLAFFCSSQVTTAAHFLQPPTVTFCKYFPEFFLCHDKGNGSEGSGPGGPGGPGGPGGPGGPGGPGNGTAGPGNSTNGAPGNATNATPPPEGSARVFIVPSELFD; encoded by the exons ATGAAGATTTCCCTAGCCGTTCTTGGCCTATTTTTGGCTTTCTTCTGCAGCTCGCAAGTTACAACAGCAGCT CATTTCCTTCAACCGCCGACAGTCACCTTCTGCAAATATTTTCCTGAATTCTTTTTGTGTCATGACAAGGGTAATGGCTCGGAGGGATCAGGGCCAGGTGGACCGGGAGGACCAGGTGGACCAGGAGGACCAGGTGGACCAGGAGGTCCAGGCAATGGAACTGCAGGACCTGGAAACTCCACCAATGGAGCTCCTGGAAACGCCACCAATGCAACTCCTCCTCCTGAAGGTAGTGCCCGAGTTTTTATAGTACCATCCGAATTATTCGATTAA
- the LOC108021802 gene encoding uncharacterized protein, translating to MKYTICFFLALTLVLFMGQKSWAAPSADDLAKFGEMERTIKELTSSILAMSGASPGFNAGDRNANNVWPEDLQA from the exons ATGAAATACACAATTTGTTTCTTTCTGGCCCTGACTTTGGTCCTATTTATGGGCCAGAAAAGTTGGGCTGCTCCCTCGGCCGATGATTTGGCCAAATTCGGGGAAATGGAGCGAACCATAAAGGAGCTGACCAGTTCTATTCTGGCCATGAGTGGAGCTTCACCAG GTTTCAATGCTGGCGATAGAAATGCCAATAATGTTTGGCCTGAAGATCTTCAGGCTTAG
- the rumpel gene encoding sodium-coupled monocarboxylate transporter 1, with the protein MHVEELRSSLQSFGWLDYVVFCLMLAICAVIGIYFCLQLRRESRKQKAHGSEEAASSAASYLVGGRQMKIFPITMSLISSFISGITLLGTPTEVYLYGAQYMYIMGSLVLMGFCMYYFFLPVFHELNLISTYKYLEQRYNRSLRLFGSVMFIVASLLWLPIVIYVPAIAFNQATGVNIHIVTPIVCVVCIFYTCIGGLKAVVWTDVIQTLIMFGAMALVLIKGTMDIGGPGVVWQKAQETARLERPNFSGDLSERYTFYSLVLGGVAHWLKSNAISQNMIQRYLSLPTLRDARIAIWTFIAGVLAFLMICGYTGLLIYATYAQCDPLETKLAQRNDQLLPLLVMETLGDYPGLPGVFVAGVFSAALSSLSTGLNSLSAVVLEDFVKTFRKSPLSEGQTAFVMRSVVVVFGFIFVALVFAVEKLGAVLQLTITLSSVANGPLLGIFTAGVMLPWVNSKGALLGGFSSLIVMAWMCVSAQRDLVTGDLVYKRKPYSTMGCNYTFAGEPREFASLALDGNISSSPSAPFQLYRISYLYFTLFGALVTIVVALVTSLLLRESDLDGVDTRLLTPFVRRWLERRRHRRSEIPDPGQKAVNKQETKT; encoded by the exons ATGCACGTGGAGGAGCTGAGGTCTAGTCTGCAGAGCTTCGGATGGCTGGACTATGTGGTCTTCTGCCTGATGTTGGCCATTTGCGCCGTAATCGGGATATATTTTTGCCTTCAGCTGCGAAGGGAGTCCAGGAAACAGAAGGCCCATGGTTCCGAGGAGGCGGCCAGTAGTGCTGCCTCCTATTTGGTGGGCGGCAGGCAGATGAAGATCTTCCCCATCACCATGTCACTGATATCCAG CTTTATATCTGGTATTACGCTTTTGGGAACTCCCACGGAGGTTTATCTTTATGGTGCTCAGTACATGTACATCATGGGATCTTTGGTTCTCATGGGCTTTTGCATGTATTACTTCTTCCTGCCAGTCTTCCACGAACTCAATTTGATATCCACATATAAG TATTTGGAACAGCGATACAACAGAAGCTTGAGACTTTTTGGATCCGTCATGTTCATAGTGGCTTCG cTCCTTTGGCTTCCAATAGTGATCTATGTGCCGGCTATAGCCTTCAACCAGGCCACCGGAGTCAATATCCATATAGTAACCCCCATTGTTTGTGTGGTTTGCATCTTTTATACCTGCATTGGAGGTCTGAAGGCGGTGGTTTGGACGGACGTCATCCAAACTTTGATCATGTTTGGGGCGATGGCCCTGGTTTTGATCAAGGGAACCATGGATATCGGAGGACCCGGAGTTGTGTGGCAAAAGGCCCAGGAGACGGCTCGACTGGAGAGACCCAATTTCAGTGGGGACCTGAGTGAGCGATATACGTTCTATTCCCTGGTTTTGGGCGGTGTAGCCCATTGGCTCAAGTCGAATGCAATTAGTCAGAATATGATACAGAGATACTTGTCGCTGCCAACGCTTCGAGATGCACGGATTGCCATATGGACTTTCATAGCCGGCGTTCTGGCCTTCCTGATGATCTGTGGCTATACGGGTCTTTTGATTTATGCCACCTATGCCCAGTGTGATCCCTTGGAAACCAAATTGGCCCAGAGAAATGATCAGCTCTTGCCGCTTTTGGTGATGGAAACTTTGGGCGACTATCCGGGATTACCTGGTGTTTTTGTAGCCGGAGTTTTCAGTGCAGCACTATCTTCTTTATCGACGGGACTGAACTCCCTATCGGCCGTGGTCCTGGAGGATTTTGTGAAGACCTTTAGGAAGAGTCCACTGAGCGAGGGACAAACCGCTTTTGTGATGCGAAGTGTGGTCGTTGTATTTGGCTTTATTTTCGTGGCTCTGGTTTTTGCCGTGGAGAAATTAGGTGCCGTTTTGCAGCTGACCATCACCCTTTCATCGGTGGCAAATGGACCACTTTTGGGAATCTTCACCGCCGGCGTTATGTTGCCATGGGTTAATTCTAAGGGAGCTCTGCTCGGAGGATTCAGCTCTTTGATTGTGATGGCCTGGATGTGTGTGAGTGCCCAGCGGGATCTGGTCACCGGGGATCTTGTCTACAAGAGGAAGCCATATTCCACGATGGGCTGCAATTACACGTTTGCCGGAGAGCCGCGGGAGTTCGCCAGTCTGGCTCTAGATGGTAACATCAG TTCCAGTCCGAGTGCTCCCTTCCAGCTGTACCGCATCTCGTATCTCTATTTCACACTCTTCGGAGCCCTGGTGACCATTGTAGTGGCGCTGGTCACCAGTCTCCTGCTCCGGGAATCGGATTTGGATGGAGTGGACACCCGTCTGCTCACACCGTTCGTGAGGCGCTGGTTGGAGCGACGTCGTCATCGCCGATCAGAGATTCCAGATCCTGGCCAGAAGGCCGTCAACAAACAGGAGACGAAAACGTGA
- the LOC108004617 gene encoding uncharacterized protein: protein MRQSIAYIVALLIALECLTPGDTAPIGEHPDHAGCIRITIIKRPLTTTTTTTTTTTTTTTRAPTTVATG from the coding sequence ATGAGGCAGTCCATAGCGTACATAGTCGCCCTGCTGATTGCCCTGGAGTGCTTAACCCCTGGCGACACGGCACCCATCGGTGAGCATCCGGATCATGCCGGTTGCATACGGATAACGATCATCAAGCGACCTTTGACCACCACAACGACGACAACCACAACCACCACGACCACCACAACCAGAGCCCCAACTACAGTGGCCACTGGTTAG
- the LOC108004626 gene encoding uncharacterized protein, whose protein sequence is MRFYLLFFLALSCCLLQSSMAAINLVRGLESAGHHRNTTGSPPPRGAPPPPRNTTASPSG, encoded by the exons ATGCGTTTCTATCTGCTGTTCTTTTTGGCCCTGAGCTGCTGTCTGCTG cAATCATCCATGGCTGCAATTAATTTGGTGCGTGGACTGGAGTCCGCCGGTCATCATCGCAACACCACTGGTTCACCACCACCGCGTGGTGCTCCTCCTCCACCCCGCAACACCACCGCCAGCCCTTCGGGATAA